The following proteins are encoded in a genomic region of Hippopotamus amphibius kiboko isolate mHipAmp2 chromosome 8, mHipAmp2.hap2, whole genome shotgun sequence:
- the LOC130859010 gene encoding cytochrome b-c1 complex subunit 9: MAAPTLTARLYSLLFRRTSTFALTIAVGALFFERAFDQGADAIYEHINQGKLWKHIKHKYENKE, encoded by the exons ATGGCGGCCCCGACGTTGACTGCAAGGTTGTACTCCCTGCTGTTCCGCAGGACCTCTACCTTCGCCCTCACCATCGCCGTAGGCGCCCTGTTCTTCGAGCGCGCCTTCGATCAAGGCGCGGACGCGATCTACGAACACATCAACCAGGGG AAGCTATGGAAACACATCAAACACAAGTATGAGAACAAGGAGTAA